Proteins encoded by one window of Girardinichthys multiradiatus isolate DD_20200921_A chromosome 14, DD_fGirMul_XY1, whole genome shotgun sequence:
- the si:ch211-237l4.6 gene encoding uncharacterized protein C17orf114, whose protein sequence is MSVISYSSSSLKSVSAVTSRMEPPQAQEINTLEGFPTEQQRDCAVMGVKMLQCFPFYRRCKDRCKGREAPPAAVPTEETKPRLSSTTSWSSDSEGVGSLSRGSQIYFSTKARLSFRHQLDSNINAVDATY, encoded by the exons ATGTCTGTAATTTcctacagcagcagcagtttgaaGTCTGTGTCAGCCGTCACGTCTCGAATGGAGCCGCCTCA GGCTCAGGAGATTAACACGCTTGAAGGTTTTCCCACAGAGCAGCAAAGAG ACTGCGCGGTCATGGGTGTGAAGATGCTGCAGTGTTTTCCTTTCTACAGACGCTGCAAAGATCGCTGCAAGGGCAGGGAAGCCCCCCCAGCAGCAG TTCCCACAGAGGAGACGAAGCCTCGCCTGTCCTCCACAACGTCCTGGAGCAGCGACAGCGAAGGAGTGGGGAGCCTCAGCCGTGGCTCCCAGATCTATTTCTCCACCAAGGCCAGGCTGTCCTTCAGACACCAGCTGGACAGCAACATCAATGCAGTGGACGCCACCTACTGA
- the mettl3 gene encoding N6-adenosine-methyltransferase subunit METTL3 isoform X2: MSDTWSNIQAHKKQLDSLRERLQRRRKDPTQLCGTDGGISADGSTARSDSPAPSAPSTSQEETEKPPDPGLEKRLLGYLSDLSLSLPTDSLAITNQLNSPEGAVTHGCIQSLLLKFSAQELIEVRQPTSISSSSTTSSPPATVVIAVDHTKLWAMIGSVSGAQRAGVKRKAEDQSLGGFSPKLQSTASPPHSSYSSMTPASSSQLAGSSASGSGAEKKGRSSKSQSSHLDMEIESLLNQQSTKEQQSKKMSQEILELLNASTAKEQSIVEKFRSRGRAQVQEFCDHGTKEDCVRSGDTPQPCTKLHFRRIINKHTDESLGDCSFLNTCFHMDTCKYVHYEIDSPPEAESSLMGPLAGTPEIGLHAEDADSNEGKLFPSQWICCDIRFLDMSILGKFSVVMADPPWDIHMELPYGTLTDDEMRKLSIPALQDDGFLFLWVTGRAMELGRECLNQWGYERVDEIIWVKTNQLQRIIRTGRTGHWLNHGKEHCLVGVKGSTQGFNRGLDCDVIVAEVRSTSHKPDEIYGMIERLSPGTRKIELFGRPHNVQPNWITLGNQLDGIHLLDPEVVARFKQRYPDGVISKPHTQ; the protein is encoded by the exons ATGTCGGATACATGGAGCAACATCCAGGCCCACAAGAAGCAGCTGGACTCGCTGCGGGAGAGGCTGCAGCGGAGGCGGAAGGACCCGACGCAGCTATGCGGGACGG ATGGTGGGATCAGCGCTGATGGTTCCACAGCAAGGAGCGACAGCCCAGCTCCATCAGCTCCCTCTACTTCTCAGGAGGAGACAGAGAAACCTCCGGACCCCGGACTGGAGAAGAGGCTGCTGGGATATCTCTCGGATTTGAGCCTCTCGCTACCAACAGACTCGCTGGCCATCACAAATCAGCTTAACAGT CCTGAAGGTGCTGTCACTCACGGATGCATCCAGAGCCTGCTGCTGAAGTTCTCTGCCCAGGAGCTCATCGAGGTCCGACAGCCTACCTCCATCTCTTCCTCTTCTACGACTTCCTCTCCCCCCGCCACAGTCGTCATAGCTGTGGACCACACAAAACTTTGGGCGATGATTGGATCTGTGTCTGGAGCCCAAAGAGCTGGAGTCAAGAGAAAAGCTGAAGACCAGAGCCTTGGCGGATTCTCGCCCAAACTACAGAGCACTGCGTCTCCTCCGCACTCATCCTACTCCTCCATGACGCCAGCTTCCTCCTCGCAGCTGGCGGGATCTTCTGCGTCAGGGAGCGGAGCTGAGAAGAAGGGCCGCAGCAGTAAGAGCCAGTCGTCTCATTTGGACATGGAGATCGAGAGTCTCCTGAACCAGCAGTCCACCAAGGAGCAGCAAAGCAAGAAG atgaGTCAGGAGATTCTGGAGCTCCTTAATGCCAGCACAGCCAAGGAGCAGTCCATTGTGGAAAAGTTCAGGTCTCGTGGTAGAGCTCAGGTCCAGGAGTTCTGCGATCACGGAACAAAGGAGGACTGTGTCCGCTCCGGAGACACGCCCCAGCCATGCACTAAGCTACATTTTCG CCGCATCATCAACAAACACACAGACGAGAGCCTCGGTGACTGCTCCTTCCTCAACACCTGTTTCCACATGGACACCTGTAAATACGTGCACTACGAGATCGACAGCCCCCCAGAGGCCGAGAGCAGCCTGATGGGGCCACTGGCGGGGACCCCGGAGATCGGCCTCCATGCTGAAGATGCAGACAGCAACGAGGGCAAACTCTTCCCTTCACAG TGGATCTGCTGCGATATTCGCTTCCTGGACATGTCCATCCTGGGGAAATTTTCTGTGGTGATGGCCGACCCTCCCTGGGACATCCACATGGAGCTGCCGTACGGTACCCTGACTGATGACGAGATGAGAAAACTCAGCATTCCCGCCCTGCAGGATGATGGTTTCTTGTTCCTCTGGGTTACTGGAAG GGCAATGGAGCTGGGCCGGGAGTGTCTCAACCAGTGGGG CTATGAGCGCGTGGATGAAATCATTTGGGTGAAAACCAACCAGCTGCAGCGAATCATTCGCACAGGCAGGACGGGTCACTGGTTGAACCATGGGAAGGAGCACTGCCTG GTGGGCGTGAAGGGAAGCACACAGGGGTTCAACAGAGGTTTGGACTGCGATGTCATTGTGGCTGAA GTCCGTTCCACCAGCCACAAGCCAGATGAGATCTACGGCATGATAGAGCGGCTGTCGCCCGGCACCAGGAAGATTGAGCTCTTTGGACGACCTCACAATGTCCAGCCCAACTG GATAACTCTGGGAAACCAGCTTGACGGCATTCATCTCTTGGATCCAGAGGTTGTGGCCCGGTTTAAGCAGCGATATCCAGACGGAGTCATCTCCAAGCCCCACACACAATGA
- the mettl3 gene encoding N6-adenosine-methyltransferase subunit METTL3 isoform X1, whose protein sequence is MEQHPGPQEAAGLAAGEAAAEAEGPDAAMRDGYVRAGAPAGSAACDGGISADGSTARSDSPAPSAPSTSQEETEKPPDPGLEKRLLGYLSDLSLSLPTDSLAITNQLNSPEGAVTHGCIQSLLLKFSAQELIEVRQPTSISSSSTTSSPPATVVIAVDHTKLWAMIGSVSGAQRAGVKRKAEDQSLGGFSPKLQSTASPPHSSYSSMTPASSSQLAGSSASGSGAEKKGRSSKSQSSHLDMEIESLLNQQSTKEQQSKKMSQEILELLNASTAKEQSIVEKFRSRGRAQVQEFCDHGTKEDCVRSGDTPQPCTKLHFRRIINKHTDESLGDCSFLNTCFHMDTCKYVHYEIDSPPEAESSLMGPLAGTPEIGLHAEDADSNEGKLFPSQWICCDIRFLDMSILGKFSVVMADPPWDIHMELPYGTLTDDEMRKLSIPALQDDGFLFLWVTGRAMELGRECLNQWGYERVDEIIWVKTNQLQRIIRTGRTGHWLNHGKEHCLVGVKGSTQGFNRGLDCDVIVAEVRSTSHKPDEIYGMIERLSPGTRKIELFGRPHNVQPNWITLGNQLDGIHLLDPEVVARFKQRYPDGVISKPHTQ, encoded by the exons ATGGAGCAACATCCAGGCCCACAAGAAGCAGCTGGACTCGCTGCGGGAGAGGCTGCAGCGGAGGCGGAAGGACCCGACGCAGCTATGCGGGACGGGTACGTGAGGGCCGGGGCGCCAGCGGGGTCTGCAGCCTGCG ATGGTGGGATCAGCGCTGATGGTTCCACAGCAAGGAGCGACAGCCCAGCTCCATCAGCTCCCTCTACTTCTCAGGAGGAGACAGAGAAACCTCCGGACCCCGGACTGGAGAAGAGGCTGCTGGGATATCTCTCGGATTTGAGCCTCTCGCTACCAACAGACTCGCTGGCCATCACAAATCAGCTTAACAGT CCTGAAGGTGCTGTCACTCACGGATGCATCCAGAGCCTGCTGCTGAAGTTCTCTGCCCAGGAGCTCATCGAGGTCCGACAGCCTACCTCCATCTCTTCCTCTTCTACGACTTCCTCTCCCCCCGCCACAGTCGTCATAGCTGTGGACCACACAAAACTTTGGGCGATGATTGGATCTGTGTCTGGAGCCCAAAGAGCTGGAGTCAAGAGAAAAGCTGAAGACCAGAGCCTTGGCGGATTCTCGCCCAAACTACAGAGCACTGCGTCTCCTCCGCACTCATCCTACTCCTCCATGACGCCAGCTTCCTCCTCGCAGCTGGCGGGATCTTCTGCGTCAGGGAGCGGAGCTGAGAAGAAGGGCCGCAGCAGTAAGAGCCAGTCGTCTCATTTGGACATGGAGATCGAGAGTCTCCTGAACCAGCAGTCCACCAAGGAGCAGCAAAGCAAGAAG atgaGTCAGGAGATTCTGGAGCTCCTTAATGCCAGCACAGCCAAGGAGCAGTCCATTGTGGAAAAGTTCAGGTCTCGTGGTAGAGCTCAGGTCCAGGAGTTCTGCGATCACGGAACAAAGGAGGACTGTGTCCGCTCCGGAGACACGCCCCAGCCATGCACTAAGCTACATTTTCG CCGCATCATCAACAAACACACAGACGAGAGCCTCGGTGACTGCTCCTTCCTCAACACCTGTTTCCACATGGACACCTGTAAATACGTGCACTACGAGATCGACAGCCCCCCAGAGGCCGAGAGCAGCCTGATGGGGCCACTGGCGGGGACCCCGGAGATCGGCCTCCATGCTGAAGATGCAGACAGCAACGAGGGCAAACTCTTCCCTTCACAG TGGATCTGCTGCGATATTCGCTTCCTGGACATGTCCATCCTGGGGAAATTTTCTGTGGTGATGGCCGACCCTCCCTGGGACATCCACATGGAGCTGCCGTACGGTACCCTGACTGATGACGAGATGAGAAAACTCAGCATTCCCGCCCTGCAGGATGATGGTTTCTTGTTCCTCTGGGTTACTGGAAG GGCAATGGAGCTGGGCCGGGAGTGTCTCAACCAGTGGGG CTATGAGCGCGTGGATGAAATCATTTGGGTGAAAACCAACCAGCTGCAGCGAATCATTCGCACAGGCAGGACGGGTCACTGGTTGAACCATGGGAAGGAGCACTGCCTG GTGGGCGTGAAGGGAAGCACACAGGGGTTCAACAGAGGTTTGGACTGCGATGTCATTGTGGCTGAA GTCCGTTCCACCAGCCACAAGCCAGATGAGATCTACGGCATGATAGAGCGGCTGTCGCCCGGCACCAGGAAGATTGAGCTCTTTGGACGACCTCACAATGTCCAGCCCAACTG GATAACTCTGGGAAACCAGCTTGACGGCATTCATCTCTTGGATCCAGAGGTTGTGGCCCGGTTTAAGCAGCGATATCCAGACGGAGTCATCTCCAAGCCCCACACACAATGA